From the genome of Dryobates pubescens isolate bDryPub1 chromosome 5, bDryPub1.pri, whole genome shotgun sequence, one region includes:
- the LOC104298874 gene encoding cytosolic phospholipase A2 beta, translating into MGSPPAKMKFCPIHMLSVRIIQARNIKSRDLRSVPLSCQNLAGHCYSLLDTSLKYLGISGCSRNLPSSPDSSSERHHLGDFLSHRCQASQMTASDCYVRLWLPSASKGKLQTKTIKNSDNPVWNETFYFRIQREVENILELAVCDEDPLTKDDMQFTVLFNVARIRPGETVRETFALKSEKETCAKKWESLEVEFWMERIPGPPEQLITNDVLVSREVCCLAVQVDANESKKYLKEGKNLVLSVPASHEGTQRTTEDTDTFYFHCVKAWEPVLRVRLQKVSDQEDDNSNLSDTLTVPLKFLPVGHTVKVTLPVRHNVPLQLYLQLNDCTEKLDVRFGYDLCREEQEFLLKRKRVVANALKRVLHLGRDLHGHEVPVIAVMATGGGLRAMSAMFGHLLALQKLHLLDCVTYVTGASGSTWTLADLYEHADWSQRSLEGPLKAVKEQVTKCKFNLMSIEHLKYYHKEIAERAKAGHVSSFTTLWSLVQEMFLHEKPRKYKLTDQRKALEHGQNPLPFYAVLNVKGEKFGTFKFREWAEFSPYEVAIPKYGTSIPSEYFDSEFFMGRRVKKLPESRICYLEGLWTNIFTRNLLDGLYWSSNSNEFWERWAKDMVDIEKHSPEEDITVIEPPSCLSGKLYEMFQDIMTKRPLLAKSHNFLRGLEFHKDYIHQKKFIEWKDTVLDAFPNNLTPLQKYLCLIDVGYFINTSGAALFKPERNVDVIISLDYGLGNVFKQLEMTYKYCKIQKIPFPKVELSEEDEKNPKECYVFSDAEDPRAPIVIHFPLVNDSFQKYKEPGVRRSHSEMEEGQVNLENNCSPYYLIRLIYSSENFDKLVNLSKYNILNNRELLLQAIRSAVERKRSSRTGNFPSYAGAGYL; encoded by the exons ATGGGGAGCCCACCGGCCAAG ATGAAGTTTTGCCCCATCCACATGCTTTCTGTCAGAATCATACAAGCTAGGAACATCAAATCAAGAGACCTGC GGTCAGTTCCACTTTCCTGCCAAAACCTTGCTGGGCATTGTTATTCACTGCTTGATACCAGTCTGAAGTATTTAGGCATCTCGGGCTGCAGTAGAAATCTTCCATCAAGTCCAGACTCCAGCTCTGAAAGACATCACCTTGGAGATTTCCTTTCACACCGTTGTCAAGCATCACAAA TGACTGCATCAGACTGCTATGTGCGCTTGTGGCTGCCATCTGCTTCAAAGGGAAAGCTTCAGACCAAAACCATCAAGAATTCTGACAACCCAGTCTGGAACGAGACTTTCTACTTTAGGATCCAGAGAGAAGTTGAG AACATTTTAGAATTGGCAGTGTGTGATGAAGATCCCCTCACCAAAGATGACATGCAGTTCACAGTTCTTTTTAATGTTGCTAGAATCAGACCTGGGGAGACAGTCCGTGAGACATTTGCTTTGAAATCAGAG AAAGAGACGTGTGCTAAGAAATGGGAAAGTTTGGAAGTAGAATTCTGGATGGAAAGAAT TCCTGGCCCTCCAGAGCAACTCATTACCAATGATGTCCTAGTG TCCCGTGAGGTTTGCTGCTTGGCAGTGCAAGTGGACGCTAATGAAAGCAAGAAATATTTGAAAG AGGGTAAAAACCTCGTGCTTTCGGTGCCTGCATCTCATGAGGGAACACAGAGGACTACAGAAGACACAGATACTTTCTACTTCCATTGCGTGAAGGCTTGGGAGCCAGTCCTAAGAGTCAGGCTGCAG AAAGTTTCTGATCAGGAAGATGACAACAGCAATTTGAGTGACACCTTAACAGTACCACTGAAATTTCTCCCTGTCGGACATACAGTGAAAGTAACCCTCCCTGTAAGACAT AATGTGCCACTGCAGTTGTACCTCCAGTTAAATGACTG CACTGAAAAGCTGGATGTGCGCTTTGGGTATGACCTGTGCCGAGAAGAGCAAGAattcctgctgaaaaggaagagAGTGGTTGCCAATGCCTTGAAAAGGGTTCTTCATCTGGGAAGAGATCTACAtggccatgag GTCCCAGTAATAGCTGTTATGGCAACAGGTGGCGGCCTCAGAGCAATGTCAGCTATGTTTGGCCACCTCTTAGCTCTTCAGAAGCTTCATCTGTTGGACTGTGTCACCTATGTCACTGGGGCGTCTGGCTCCACATG GACCCTAGCAGACCTATATGAGCATGCTGACTGGTCACAGAGGTCTCTGGAGGGGCCACTTAAGGCAGTAAAAGAACAAGTGACAAAGTGCAAATTCAACCTTATGTCTATAGAGCATCTGAAGTACTATCACAAGGAGATCGCTGAGAGGGCAAAAGCAGGACATGTGTCATCTTTTACGACTTTGTGGTCACTTGTTCAGGAAATGTTCTTGCATGAAAAG CCAAGAAAGTACAAACTCACAGACCAGCGCAAGGCTTTGGAGCACGGACAAAACCCACTGCCTTTCTATGCAGTCCTCAATGTGAAAGGTGAAAAGTTTGGTACCTTCAAATTTAGAG AGTGGGCAGAGTTCTCTCCTTATGAGGTGGCCATACCAAAATATGGAACCTCCATTCCCTCAGAATATTTTGACAGTGAGTTCTTCATGGGAAGGAGAGTGAAGAAGCTGCCAGAATCCCGGATCTGCTATCTGGAAG GTCTTTGGACAAACATCTTCACGAGGAATTTGCTGGACGGCTTGTACTGGTCCTCAAATTCAAATGAGTTCTGGGAACGCTGGGCCAAAGATATGGTAGATATAG AAAAACATTCCCCTGAGGAGGACATCACCGTTATCGAGCCTCCGTCTTGCTTGTCAGGGAAGCTGTATGAAATGTTTCAGGACATTATGACCAAGCGTCCACTGCTGGCAAAGTCTCATAACTTCCTGAGAGGCTTAGAATTTCACAAGGATTATATCCATCAGAAAAAATTTATTGAATGGAAAG acaCTGTGCTGGATGCTTTCCCTAACAACCTGACACCGTTGCAGAAATACCTTTGCCTGATAGATGTTGGCTATTTCATCAACACCAGTGGTGCAGCACTTTTCAAACCAGAGAGGAACGTGGATGTCATCATCTCACTTGATTATGGTTTGGGGAACGTGTTCAAG CAATTAGAGATGACATACAAGTATTGCAAGATACAGAAAATCCCATTCCCCAAAGTGGAGCTAAGTGAAGAAGATGAGAAGAACCCAAAGGAATGTTACGTGTTTTCGGATGCAGAGGACCCCAGAGCACCCATAGTCATCCATTTCCCTCTGGTGAATGACAGCTTTCAGAAATACAAGGAGCCTG GGGTAAGGCGCTCTCACTCAGAGATGGAGGAAGGCCAAGTAAATCTGGAGAACAACTGCTCACCCTACTACCTCATCAGGCTAATCTACTCCTCTGAAAACTTTGACAAACTTGTGAATCTGAGCAAATACAACATCCTCAATAAcagagagctgctcctccaggcaATCCGCAGCGCCGTAGAacggaagagaagcagcaggactgGGAATTTCCCCAGCTACGCTGGAGCTGGATACCTCTAG